A region from the Actinoplanes sp. OR16 genome encodes:
- a CDS encoding DUF5682 family protein has product MNLTVLGVRHHSPACARLVGDTIAALRPAFVLIEGPADMNDRIGELLLGHELPVAVFTSYADDQRRHGSWAPFCAYSPEWVALTAGREAGSELRFIDLPAWHEAFADRSNRYADAEQRYAEAVERLCVTFGVDNTDALWDHLVEMDPGDGLAERLAAYFDLIRGEASAGPSDTAREAYMAGWVRAAVREAGDRPVVAVVGGFHRPAVLRLSSSPADADDWPAVPRPPDTATGGSYLVPYSFRRLDAFAGYQSGMPSPAYYQRLWEDGPAAAARYLVTAVAGRLRERGQPVSTADLIAARTSAEALSRLRGHDQPARVDVLDGLAAALINEALDVPLPWSVRGAITAGQHPAVVEMTAVLSGDRVGRLHPDTPLPPLVHAATAELERHDLDRPGDRDLDLLDTAARDRSRVLHRLRVLDVPGFQRVSGPATGIDPVLAEKWTIRTDEDRLVALIEAGGYGPTLEAAATAKIGQRVDEAGNDLGRLADALFDAALCGVTSFTGDLPARLERGVAAGNDLGELGRVLAVTLALWRHDRLLGTSGSELLGAVIAGACRRILWLAEGWHGAGLPADLPRIRAVVAVRDAVRHASGTGVDRALAVAVAERVAAERAAPPDLRGAFYGLARVLSGDDADPAFAVRGAFAGGAAGDWLAGLFAVARETVLAAGGILGVLDELVRGIGSHEFLVALPALRQAFEFFPPRERATLAERLLEMRGLGGSGRDLLRTTVPPEVVAAGMALDEAVEQRMALFFPGEQR; this is encoded by the coding sequence ATGAACCTCACCGTCCTCGGGGTCCGGCACCACAGCCCGGCCTGCGCCCGCCTCGTCGGCGACACGATCGCCGCGCTGAGACCGGCGTTCGTGCTGATCGAGGGCCCGGCCGACATGAACGACCGGATCGGTGAGCTGCTGCTCGGCCACGAGCTGCCGGTGGCGGTCTTCACCAGCTACGCGGACGATCAGAGGCGGCACGGGTCGTGGGCGCCGTTCTGCGCGTACTCGCCGGAGTGGGTGGCGCTCACCGCCGGCCGGGAGGCCGGTTCCGAGCTGCGGTTCATCGACCTGCCGGCCTGGCACGAGGCGTTCGCCGACCGCAGCAACCGGTACGCGGACGCCGAACAGCGGTACGCCGAAGCCGTCGAGCGGCTCTGCGTGACGTTCGGCGTGGACAACACCGACGCGCTCTGGGATCACCTCGTGGAGATGGATCCGGGGGACGGGCTGGCCGAGCGGCTCGCAGCATATTTCGACCTGATCCGTGGCGAGGCTTCGGCGGGACCGTCGGACACGGCTCGGGAGGCGTACATGGCCGGGTGGGTCCGGGCCGCCGTGCGGGAGGCCGGTGATCGCCCGGTGGTGGCGGTGGTCGGAGGTTTCCACCGGCCCGCGGTGCTGCGCCTGTCCTCCTCACCGGCGGACGCGGACGATTGGCCCGCCGTTCCCCGGCCGCCGGACACCGCCACCGGCGGCAGCTACCTCGTTCCCTACTCGTTCCGGCGGCTCGACGCGTTCGCCGGATACCAGTCGGGGATGCCGTCCCCGGCGTACTACCAGCGGCTCTGGGAGGACGGACCGGCCGCGGCAGCGCGCTACCTGGTGACCGCCGTCGCCGGTCGGCTGCGGGAGCGCGGGCAGCCGGTCTCCACGGCCGACCTGATCGCCGCCAGGACCAGCGCCGAGGCGCTCTCCCGGCTGCGCGGGCACGACCAGCCGGCCCGGGTCGACGTGCTCGACGGCCTGGCCGCCGCGCTGATCAACGAAGCTCTGGACGTCCCTCTGCCCTGGTCGGTGCGGGGCGCCATCACGGCCGGGCAGCATCCGGCGGTCGTCGAGATGACGGCGGTCCTCAGCGGCGACCGGGTCGGCCGGCTGCATCCGGACACCCCGCTGCCACCGCTCGTCCACGCGGCCACCGCCGAGCTGGAACGGCACGACCTCGACCGGCCCGGCGACCGTGATCTCGACCTGCTCGACACCGCGGCCCGGGACCGCAGCCGGGTGCTGCACCGGCTGCGGGTGCTGGACGTGCCCGGATTCCAGCGGGTGTCCGGCCCGGCGACCGGCATCGACCCGGTCCTCGCCGAGAAGTGGACGATCCGCACCGATGAGGACCGCCTGGTCGCGCTGATCGAGGCGGGAGGATATGGCCCCACCCTCGAGGCCGCCGCCACCGCGAAGATCGGTCAGCGGGTCGACGAGGCCGGCAACGACCTCGGACGGCTCGCCGACGCCCTCTTCGACGCCGCGCTCTGCGGGGTCACCTCCTTCACCGGCGACCTGCCGGCCCGGCTCGAACGCGGTGTCGCAGCCGGCAACGACCTCGGCGAGCTGGGCCGGGTCCTCGCCGTGACCCTCGCCCTGTGGCGGCACGACCGGCTGCTCGGCACGTCCGGCAGCGAGCTGCTCGGCGCGGTGATCGCCGGCGCGTGCCGGCGGATCCTCTGGCTGGCCGAGGGCTGGCACGGCGCGGGCCTGCCCGCCGACCTCCCGCGGATCCGGGCGGTGGTGGCGGTGCGGGACGCCGTCCGGCACGCGTCCGGCACCGGGGTGGACCGGGCGCTCGCGGTCGCCGTCGCCGAGCGGGTCGCAGCCGAGCGGGCCGCGCCGCCGGACCTGCGCGGCGCCTTCTACGGCCTGGCCCGGGTGCTGTCCGGCGACGACGCCGACCCCGCTTTCGCAGTGCGCGGCGCGTTCGCAGGCGGCGCGGCCGGCGACTGGCTGGCCGGGCTGTTCGCGGTGGCGCGGGAGACGGTGCTCGCGGCCGGCGGCATCCTCGGCGTGCTCGACGAGCTGGTGCGCGGCATCGGATCCCACGAGTTCCTGGTGGCGTTGCCGGCGCTGCGGCAGGCGTTCGAGTTCTTCCCGCCGCGTGAGCGGGCCACGCTCGCCGAGCGGTTGCTGGAGATGCGCGGTCTCGGCGGCTCCGGACGTGACCTGCTCCGGACCACCGTGCCGCCGGAGGTCGTGGCGGCGGGGATGGCGCTCGACGAGGCGGTCGAGCAGCGGATGGCGCTCTTCTTCCCGGGGGAACAGCGGTGA
- a CDS encoding AAA family ATPase, with protein MTQTVFSGVDDPSAGRAQRPPAEVRFADELARLRAADDAPKPPGWALSLRAARAFIVGDAKLGVARKFVGDPSLIDRALVSLATSRGLLLVGEPGTAKSLLSELLAAAVSGDSTLTIQGGAATTEDQIKYSWNYALLVAEGPTERSLVPAPLLRGMAQGRTVRFEEITRCPLEVQDCLLSPLSDRVMAVPELPGDAGMVFARDGFNIIATANTRDRGVNDMSSALKRRFNFETVFPIGDFDTELDLVESEAAELLRRSGVTAPPRRDVLEVLVTTFRELRTGRTARGDEMERLSSVMSTAEAVSVAHAVGLRGWFLDGAPGSVSDLVSCLAGTAAKDNADDLAKLRRYLEQHTAWRTGPQWRELREARRELPGG; from the coding sequence GTGACCCAGACCGTCTTCTCCGGGGTGGACGACCCGTCGGCCGGGCGCGCCCAGCGGCCGCCGGCCGAGGTGCGGTTCGCCGACGAGCTGGCCCGGCTGCGGGCCGCCGACGACGCGCCGAAGCCGCCGGGGTGGGCGCTGAGCCTGCGGGCGGCCCGGGCGTTCATCGTCGGCGACGCGAAGCTCGGCGTGGCCCGCAAGTTCGTCGGCGACCCGTCGCTGATCGACAGGGCCCTGGTCAGCCTCGCCACCAGCCGCGGCCTGCTCCTGGTCGGCGAGCCCGGCACGGCCAAGTCGCTGCTGTCCGAGCTGCTCGCGGCGGCGGTGAGCGGCGACTCGACCCTGACCATCCAGGGCGGGGCGGCCACCACCGAGGACCAGATCAAGTACTCGTGGAACTACGCACTGCTCGTCGCCGAGGGGCCGACCGAGCGGTCGCTGGTGCCGGCGCCACTGCTGCGCGGCATGGCACAGGGCCGGACCGTGCGGTTCGAGGAGATCACCCGGTGTCCGCTGGAGGTGCAGGACTGCCTGCTCTCCCCGCTCTCCGACCGGGTCATGGCGGTCCCCGAGCTGCCCGGCGACGCCGGCATGGTCTTCGCCCGGGACGGCTTCAACATCATCGCCACGGCGAACACCCGGGACCGCGGCGTCAACGACATGAGCTCGGCGCTGAAGCGGCGGTTCAACTTCGAGACGGTCTTCCCGATCGGCGATTTCGACACCGAGCTCGACCTGGTCGAGTCCGAGGCGGCCGAGCTGCTGCGCCGATCCGGGGTGACCGCGCCGCCACGGCGGGACGTCCTGGAGGTCCTGGTCACCACGTTCCGCGAACTGCGAACGGGACGCACCGCCCGCGGCGACGAGATGGAACGGCTCTCCTCGGTGATGAGCACCGCCGAGGCGGTGTCGGTGGCGCACGCGGTCGGGCTGCGCGGGTGGTTCCTCGACGGCGCTCCGGGCTCGGTCAGCGACCTGGTCTCCTGCCTCGCCGGCACCGCCGCCAAGGACAACGCGGACGACCTCGCCAAACTGCGGCGCTACCTCGAACAGCACACCGCGTGGCGGACCGGTCCGCAGTGGCGTGAGCTGCGGGAGGCACGCCGGGAGTTGCCGGGCGGATGA